From the Priestia koreensis genome, one window contains:
- a CDS encoding LTA synthase family protein, which yields MKNLLSRDQHVLNKHLGFFFLAVVLFWLKTYAAYRAEFNLGIDNDMQKFLLFMNPISSAILFFGFALFAKGRRSYIWMIILNLLMSILLYANVVYYRFFNDFITIPTLTQTKNFGDLGGSILELLSGYDPLYFLDTFILLALVVFKVAKPQPVRLSGRKITGVFLLGILFFSTNLALAESDRPQLLTRTFDRNYIVKYLGAYNYTIYDAIQSTKSSAQRALADSNDVTEVSNFTKATYAEPNKAYFGKAKGMNVIYVHLESFQNFLINYKLNGQEVTPFLNSLTKDQNTLYFDNFYHQTGQGKTSDAEFMLENSMFGLPQGSVFSTKGQNTLQAAPAILGQRGYTSAVFHGNYKTFWNRDEIYKSIGFDHFFDASYYDMNSKDVVNYGLKDKPFFKESIPMLESLKQPFYTKFITLSNHFPYPIEDSEATIGPATTGDGSVDRYFQTARYLDESVKDFFDYLKKSGLYDNSVIVLYGDHYGISENHNKAMSQILGKEITPLDNANLQKVPLYIRVPGMKGGIQHQYGGEIDVLPTLLHLLGIDTEDYIQFGTDLMSKEHSPVVPFRNGDYVSPTTASINDKYYNMQTGERIEANDETKRYSEIAQKRLNLSDKVVYGDLLRFYEPKGFKPVDRSKYNYNHDEDTTTSDKESEKEKTTSETDQK from the coding sequence ATGAAAAACCTGCTATCGAGAGACCAACATGTATTAAATAAGCATCTTGGTTTCTTCTTTTTAGCTGTCGTACTATTTTGGCTAAAAACTTACGCTGCTTATCGTGCGGAGTTTAACTTAGGTATCGATAACGACATGCAAAAGTTTTTACTTTTTATGAACCCTATTAGTTCAGCAATTCTCTTCTTTGGGTTTGCGTTATTTGCGAAAGGAAGACGTTCTTACATCTGGATGATTATTTTAAATCTCCTTATGTCGATCCTACTTTATGCAAATGTTGTTTATTATCGTTTCTTTAACGATTTTATTACGATTCCAACGCTTACACAGACAAAGAACTTTGGGGATTTAGGTGGTAGTATTCTAGAGCTTTTATCTGGATATGACCCTCTTTATTTCTTAGATACTTTCATTCTACTTGCACTTGTTGTGTTCAAGGTTGCGAAACCACAGCCTGTTCGCTTGAGTGGTAGAAAAATTACGGGCGTGTTCTTGCTAGGGATTTTGTTTTTCAGCACAAACCTTGCGTTAGCTGAATCAGATCGTCCACAATTATTAACAAGAACGTTTGACCGTAACTACATTGTGAAGTACTTAGGTGCTTACAACTACACCATTTATGATGCAATTCAGAGCACGAAGTCATCAGCACAGCGTGCACTCGCAGACAGTAATGACGTAACAGAGGTAAGTAACTTTACAAAAGCTACGTACGCAGAGCCAAACAAAGCATATTTCGGAAAAGCGAAAGGAATGAACGTAATTTATGTTCACCTTGAATCTTTCCAAAACTTCTTAATTAATTACAAGTTAAACGGACAAGAAGTTACACCGTTTTTAAACTCATTAACAAAAGACCAAAATACGTTATACTTTGATAACTTCTATCACCAAACAGGTCAAGGTAAAACGTCTGACGCAGAATTTATGTTAGAAAACTCCATGTTTGGATTGCCACAGGGATCTGTTTTCTCAACGAAGGGACAGAATACTCTCCAAGCTGCACCAGCTATTCTAGGTCAGCGCGGGTATACATCAGCAGTCTTCCACGGTAACTATAAAACATTCTGGAATCGTGATGAAATCTACAAATCTATCGGTTTTGATCACTTCTTTGATGCTAGTTACTACGACATGAATTCAAAAGACGTTGTGAACTACGGACTAAAAGATAAACCATTCTTTAAAGAGTCTATTCCGATGCTAGAGTCATTAAAGCAACCGTTCTATACGAAGTTTATTACGCTTTCTAACCATTTCCCTTATCCAATCGAAGATAGCGAAGCTACCATTGGACCAGCAACAACAGGGGATGGATCAGTTGACCGCTACTTCCAAACAGCGCGTTACTTAGATGAATCAGTAAAAGATTTCTTTGATTATCTGAAGAAATCTGGTCTATACGACAACTCTGTCATTGTTTTATATGGTGATCACTATGGTATTTCAGAGAACCACAACAAAGCAATGTCTCAAATTTTAGGTAAAGAAATTACGCCACTAGATAATGCTAACTTGCAAAAAGTACCTCTTTATATTCGTGTACCGGGTATGAAGGGTGGTATTCAACACCAGTACGGTGGTGAAATTGACGTTCTTCCAACACTCCTACACTTACTAGGAATTGATACAGAAGATTACATTCAGTTTGGTACAGACTTAATGTCGAAAGAACATTCACCGGTCGTTCCGTTCCGTAACGGAGACTACGTAAGTCCAACGACTGCTTCTATTAACGATAAGTATTACAATATGCAAACAGGTGAGCGTATTGAAGCGAACGATGAGACAAAACGTTATTCAGAAATCGCTCAAAAACGACTTAATCTTTCAGACAAAGTAGTATACGGAGATTTATTACGTTTCTACGAACCAAAAGGATTTAAGCCTGTAGATCGCTCGAAATATAACTACAATCACGATGAGGATACAACAACCTCAGATAAAGAAAGTGAAAAAGAGAAAACAACGAGTGAAACAGACCAGAAATAA
- a CDS encoding amino acid permease, protein MEKGNQQLKRTLQARHIMMLALGGAIGAGLFKGSSAAIDIAGPAVIVAYLIGGIILLFIMQGLAEMAVKNPNARTFRDLVQPILGNFSAHFLDWIYWKMWVLNIAAEGIVAAMFIQYWFPSVPTWLLVLLIAILITLLNVFSVKLFAEAEYWMASVKIAVIVLFIIFGVLLLFVPFQGHEPTGFANLTAHDGFFPHGTKGLIAAMLVVVYSYGGTEMIGVTLAEAQNPEKVIPKAIRNTFVRIVGFYVLPFLIIVSLMPWDKVNESSQSPFVIVFDSIGIPYASDIMNAIILLAIFSSMNSGLYASSRVLFTQSEDGKVPKIFSKLSKKRVPFVAVITCTAALYLGVLISFVAGDQTFNYLMGSLSYTVLFIWFFITLAHLRSRSKGDVDVQKYHVKWFPYTTWFALICIIAIFFGILFTTSIIQTVITMCIYLVITLSYFYQDSPKKRRMNLASNK, encoded by the coding sequence ATGGAAAAAGGTAATCAACAGCTAAAACGAACATTGCAAGCAAGGCACATCATGATGCTAGCTCTTGGAGGTGCAATTGGAGCAGGGCTGTTTAAAGGAAGTAGCGCAGCGATTGACATTGCAGGTCCCGCCGTTATCGTAGCGTATTTAATTGGTGGAATTATTCTTTTATTTATTATGCAGGGACTCGCAGAGATGGCTGTGAAAAATCCCAATGCTCGAACATTTCGTGATTTGGTACAACCTATTTTAGGGAATTTTTCAGCACACTTCTTGGATTGGATTTACTGGAAAATGTGGGTGCTAAATATTGCAGCGGAAGGAATTGTTGCTGCAATGTTCATTCAATACTGGTTCCCTTCCGTGCCGACTTGGCTATTAGTTTTATTAATTGCGATCCTTATCACTCTTTTAAATGTTTTTTCCGTAAAGCTGTTTGCTGAGGCGGAGTACTGGATGGCATCCGTTAAGATTGCAGTCATTGTCTTGTTCATTATTTTCGGTGTATTGCTGCTATTTGTTCCGTTTCAAGGTCATGAACCAACAGGATTTGCTAACTTAACTGCTCACGACGGATTTTTCCCACATGGCACAAAAGGATTAATTGCAGCAATGCTTGTGGTCGTATATTCGTATGGTGGAACCGAAATGATCGGAGTAACGCTTGCCGAAGCTCAGAATCCCGAAAAAGTGATTCCAAAAGCAATTCGAAATACGTTCGTACGTATCGTTGGGTTTTACGTTCTGCCGTTCCTTATTATCGTCAGCTTGATGCCTTGGGATAAAGTAAACGAGTCGTCACAGAGTCCTTTTGTCATCGTATTTGATAGCATTGGTATTCCGTACGCAAGTGATATTATGAATGCCATCATTTTGTTAGCGATTTTCTCGTCTATGAATTCAGGATTGTATGCATCATCTCGTGTATTATTTACACAGTCTGAAGATGGAAAAGTGCCTAAAATATTTTCAAAGCTTTCTAAGAAACGAGTGCCGTTTGTAGCGGTGATTACGTGTACGGCCGCTTTATATTTAGGCGTGTTAATTTCCTTTGTAGCGGGAGACCAAACCTTTAACTACTTAATGGGATCATTAAGCTATACAGTGCTATTTATTTGGTTCTTCATTACATTGGCTCATCTTCGTTCACGAAGCAAGGGTGATGTTGATGTTCAAAAATACCATGTGAAATGGTTTCCGTATACAACATGGTTTGCTCTAATTTGTATCATTGCTATTTTCTTCGGAATTTTGTTTACAACGTCAATCATTCAAACGGTTATTACAATGTGTATCTATCTCGTTATTACATTGTCCTATTTTTATCAGGATTCTCCAAAGAAAAGAAGAATGAATTTAGCATCCAACAAATAA
- a CDS encoding amino acid permease, translating to MKKNENKLQTRHISMISIGGIIGAGLFVGSGSVINATGPGAILSYAIAGFLVVLLMRMLGEMAVTNPDSGSFSTYAKEAIGPWAGYTVGWLYWFFWVIVVAIEATAGAAIVHEWVPQLPIWLLSLILTFLLTLSNLVSVKSFGEFEYWFSMIKILAIIAFMGIGIAIICGIFPNVPSPGTSNLFGHGGFIPNGGTSVFIGVITVVFSYFGTEIAAIAAGEAKSPQKSLSIAINSVIWRILLFYIGSITVLVTLLPWNQGSLLKSPYVTMLKMANIPGAAEIMNVVILVAVLSCLNSALYTNSRMIHSLAKKGQAPRAFAKVNSRGVPIRAVWISTIASYICAIFSFVSPDKLFLFLINSSGAIGLIVYLSIAISHLRLRKNTPKKNLPAMKMWLFPYLNYFTIAAITIILISMAFIESLRSQIFLTLLVTGLVIFSYFFVRRTPVSTQHVPPPTVGEKITD from the coding sequence ATGAAAAAAAATGAAAACAAGTTGCAGACACGGCATATTTCAATGATTTCGATTGGCGGAATTATTGGCGCTGGTCTATTTGTTGGAAGTGGTAGCGTCATTAACGCAACGGGACCAGGTGCTATTCTTTCTTATGCAATTGCTGGTTTTCTCGTTGTGCTTCTTATGAGAATGCTTGGAGAAATGGCGGTCACCAATCCGGACAGCGGTTCGTTCTCCACCTATGCGAAAGAAGCAATTGGCCCTTGGGCAGGGTATACGGTTGGATGGCTTTACTGGTTTTTTTGGGTTATTGTCGTTGCAATTGAAGCTACGGCTGGTGCAGCAATCGTCCATGAATGGGTCCCCCAGCTTCCCATTTGGTTACTGAGTCTTATTTTAACGTTTTTATTAACTCTTTCAAATTTAGTTTCCGTCAAGTCATTTGGTGAATTTGAGTACTGGTTTTCGATGATTAAAATTTTAGCGATCATTGCCTTTATGGGAATTGGGATTGCCATTATTTGCGGGATTTTTCCTAACGTTCCTTCACCAGGAACGTCGAATTTATTTGGCCATGGTGGCTTTATTCCAAACGGTGGTACGTCCGTCTTTATCGGTGTGATAACCGTGGTGTTCTCATACTTCGGAACCGAAATTGCAGCCATTGCAGCCGGCGAAGCCAAATCTCCTCAGAAGTCCCTCTCCATTGCGATTAACAGCGTGATTTGGCGAATTTTACTATTCTATATTGGATCTATTACCGTGCTCGTCACCCTTCTCCCATGGAATCAAGGAAGCTTGCTAAAAAGCCCTTACGTAACGATGCTAAAAATGGCGAACATTCCTGGCGCAGCAGAAATTATGAATGTTGTGATCTTAGTTGCTGTCCTATCCTGTCTAAACTCAGCCCTTTACACCAATTCAAGAATGATTCATTCATTAGCTAAAAAAGGACAAGCTCCTCGTGCTTTTGCAAAAGTGAATAGTCGTGGTGTTCCTATTAGAGCCGTTTGGATTAGCACGATCGCTTCTTACATATGTGCTATTTTTAGCTTTGTGTCACCTGACAAATTGTTTTTATTCTTAATTAACTCTTCCGGTGCGATTGGTTTAATTGTTTATTTAAGCATCGCCATTTCTCATCTACGACTGCGTAAAAACACACCAAAGAAAAACTTGCCAGCCATGAAAATGTGGCTCTTCCCTTACTTAAACTATTTTACGATTGCCGCGATTACCATCATTTTAATCTCAATGGCTTTCATTGAATCGTTACGTTCTCAAATCTTCTTAACGCTCCTCGTAACAGGGCTTGTTATTTTTTCATACTTTTTTGTACGCAGAACTCCTGTCAGCACCCAGCACGTTCCTCCACCAACGGTAGGCGAGAAAATAACAGACTAA
- a CDS encoding TetR/AcrR family transcriptional regulator, translating to MSKRNEILKAASAVIASQGLSNLTLDAVAKEAGVSKGGLLYHFPSKDALIEGMSRFAIDEFNQEVEKEQEQTKSFIQAYAQATLNDLDHPQSLNLDTSLLAAIGNNHDLLHPWQEQYEKWDKQIRNGGENVDLSLIIRFVCDGLWFSKMFGLQPVEKERQDRMMKYLFTLLEKESNV from the coding sequence GTGTCAAAACGAAATGAGATCTTAAAAGCAGCTTCAGCGGTCATCGCATCTCAAGGACTATCGAACCTAACGCTTGATGCAGTAGCAAAAGAAGCGGGCGTAAGTAAAGGTGGTCTTCTTTATCATTTTCCAAGCAAGGATGCGCTCATTGAAGGAATGAGTCGCTTTGCTATTGATGAATTTAATCAGGAGGTAGAAAAGGAACAAGAGCAAACAAAGTCGTTCATTCAAGCGTATGCTCAAGCAACCCTTAACGACCTAGATCATCCCCAATCATTAAATTTGGATACGAGTCTGCTAGCTGCCATTGGAAACAATCATGACTTGCTGCATCCTTGGCAGGAGCAATATGAAAAGTGGGATAAGCAAATCCGAAACGGTGGCGAAAACGTGGATTTATCGCTTATTATTCGCTTCGTTTGCGATGGCTTATGGTTTAGCAAAATGTTTGGCCTTCAGCCAGTAGAAAAGGAACGCCAAGACCGCATGATGAAATACTTGTTTACTTTGCTAGAAAAGGAGTCGAACGTATGA
- a CDS encoding DMT family transporter — protein MISYFTLALAIVAEVFGSSMLKASNGFSRVLPIVGIAAGYAIAFYSLSIALKGLPLGMVYATWSGVGTILTVLTGILFFQETINQKGALGIFILLVGITLLNFTK, from the coding sequence ATGATTAGCTATTTTACGCTAGCCCTTGCGATTGTAGCAGAAGTGTTCGGGTCTTCTATGTTAAAAGCATCAAACGGTTTTTCTCGCGTTCTCCCAATCGTAGGGATTGCAGCGGGCTATGCCATTGCTTTTTATTCTCTTTCAATTGCGTTAAAAGGACTGCCACTCGGGATGGTTTATGCCACATGGTCTGGAGTAGGTACGATTTTGACCGTGTTGACGGGGATTTTATTTTTCCAAGAAACGATTAATCAAAAAGGTGCACTTGGAATTTTCATTTTATTAGTTGGTATTACCTTATTAAATTTCACAAAATAA
- a CDS encoding DMT family transporter has product MKGAFYLALAIVAETFGSTMLKYSNGFTILLPSIGVAIGYLISFISLSLALKSIPLSSAYATWSGVGTALTAILGVILFNEHMSLMKVLALMLVIVGIVILNTSQSTEKQKSI; this is encoded by the coding sequence ATGAAAGGTGCTTTTTATCTTGCACTTGCCATTGTTGCCGAAACATTTGGTTCAACAATGTTAAAGTATTCAAACGGCTTTACCATTCTTCTTCCGTCTATAGGAGTTGCGATCGGATATCTAATCTCATTTATTTCTCTAAGCCTTGCCTTAAAAAGTATTCCTCTTTCGTCCGCCTATGCCACTTGGTCAGGTGTGGGAACGGCGCTTACGGCTATTTTAGGTGTCATTCTGTTTAATGAACATATGAGTCTAATGAAAGTGCTGGCTCTTATGCTTGTGATCGTCGGCATTGTCATTCTGAATACATCACAGTCAACCGAAAAACAAAAATCAATTTAG
- a CDS encoding Bax inhibitor-1/YccA family protein, whose translation MEALHVQSRSLFQKVLVTFIISLLIATVGLYVGQYVPTAFMLPLAVVEIGMLIAAFWLRKKKMVGYAFVYVFTFISGITLYPTISYYLSQTGANIVLTAFGISAGTFIVFGFIGAKTKKDLSFLGSFLLVAVLALIVGSIIAMFSPMTSTGVLIFSMIGAVVFSLYILYDFNQMKQHGISEEAVPLLALNLYLDFINLFLYVLRILGVLNSDD comes from the coding sequence ATGGAAGCTTTACACGTACAAAGTCGTTCACTGTTTCAAAAAGTGTTGGTAACGTTTATCATCTCACTTTTAATTGCAACAGTTGGTCTATATGTAGGACAATACGTTCCAACGGCGTTTATGTTACCGTTAGCCGTTGTGGAAATTGGAATGTTAATCGCTGCCTTTTGGTTACGTAAAAAGAAAATGGTTGGTTATGCGTTTGTTTACGTATTTACGTTTATTTCAGGAATTACGCTTTATCCGACGATTAGCTATTATTTGTCACAAACAGGTGCTAACATTGTTTTAACGGCGTTTGGTATTTCAGCAGGAACATTTATCGTTTTTGGTTTTATCGGAGCAAAAACGAAAAAGGATCTATCATTCCTTGGTTCGTTCTTATTAGTAGCGGTGCTGGCATTAATTGTTGGAAGTATTATTGCGATGTTCAGCCCAATGACAAGCACGGGTGTTCTAATCTTTTCAATGATTGGTGCGGTAGTGTTTAGTTTATATATTTTATATGACTTCAATCAAATGAAACAACATGGAATTTCTGAAGAAGCGGTTCCACTTTTAGCACTTAATTTATATTTAGACTTTATTAACCTATTCTTATACGTACTTCGTATTTTAGGTGTGTTAAATAGCGACGATTAA
- a CDS encoding DUF445 domain-containing protein: MKSEKKYESKHLASISLGIMGAGFVATMPLQGAWWGQLLQGGFEAGLVGGLADWFAVTALFRHPLGLPIPHTALLPKNRKKMTNAIVSVVKDEWLSKESIQDKIQKVSFTDRFISVAEKQITSESLRKGIVSVSEQFVQKIEVEKLVPLVEKELRKALHSFDMKRVIEGLIEQVIRKEYDQKALDYILDRVEEWGRKEETSLRLGRIALEALDNIKLDGILQFALKSFQSFLNEEKLGGILQSLLLSILGSMKEEDNPNRHAILSRVREELEKAKTNDSMISEVNSLKDQFVTDMNMTQALTDMLNQGKEKALRFIHDPAYTDTYVLPFLANMLQKLKQDEERLNKMEQWVHQQITNLIEENHEKIGSLVQENLDKLDNETLINMVENKIGKDIQWIRVNGAVCGFMIGLALTAIEWIF, from the coding sequence ATGAAATCAGAGAAAAAATATGAATCAAAGCATCTTGCTAGTATCTCGTTAGGTATTATGGGAGCAGGATTTGTGGCGACGATGCCTCTACAAGGGGCGTGGTGGGGACAGCTTCTTCAAGGTGGATTTGAAGCAGGTCTTGTCGGTGGTTTAGCCGATTGGTTTGCGGTAACAGCCTTGTTTCGTCATCCGTTAGGTCTGCCCATTCCACATACCGCACTTCTACCTAAAAACCGTAAGAAAATGACCAATGCGATTGTGAGCGTTGTGAAAGATGAATGGCTATCAAAAGAAAGCATTCAAGATAAAATTCAGAAGGTGAGTTTTACTGATCGATTTATTTCCGTGGCAGAAAAGCAGATTACGTCTGAATCGTTGCGGAAAGGAATTGTTTCTGTAAGCGAACAGTTTGTGCAAAAGATTGAGGTGGAAAAGCTTGTTCCTCTTGTCGAGAAAGAGCTGAGAAAAGCGCTCCACTCGTTTGATATGAAGCGTGTGATTGAAGGTCTTATTGAACAGGTCATTCGCAAAGAGTATGATCAAAAAGCACTCGACTATATACTTGACCGTGTGGAAGAGTGGGGAAGAAAAGAAGAAACAAGTCTGCGCCTAGGAAGAATTGCGTTAGAGGCGCTTGATAATATTAAGCTTGATGGTATTTTACAGTTTGCGTTAAAATCATTTCAAAGTTTCTTAAACGAGGAAAAGCTTGGCGGCATTCTACAAAGCTTATTACTTAGCATTCTTGGTAGTATGAAGGAAGAAGATAATCCGAATCGTCACGCTATTTTAAGCCGGGTTCGCGAAGAGCTGGAAAAAGCTAAAACAAACGATTCTATGATCTCAGAAGTAAACTCTTTGAAGGATCAATTTGTTACGGATATGAATATGACCCAAGCGCTTACTGACATGCTGAATCAGGGCAAAGAAAAAGCATTGCGTTTTATTCATGACCCTGCCTATACAGACACGTATGTTCTTCCGTTCCTTGCGAATATGCTACAAAAGCTTAAGCAGGACGAAGAACGTCTGAATAAAATGGAGCAATGGGTTCATCAGCAGATTACGAACCTCATTGAAGAGAATCATGAAAAAATTGGTTCCCTCGTACAAGAAAATTTGGATAAGCTTGATAATGAAACGCTCATTAACATGGTTGAGAACAAGATTGGGAAGGACATTCAGTGGATTCGCGTAAATGGAGCAGTGTGTGGATTTATGATTGGACTTGCACTCACAGCTATTGAATGGATTTTTTAA
- a CDS encoding HesB/IscA family protein — MMKVTERAANYVQALHQELGEEGFLRIRIKSECCNQYQYSFSLALSPQDGDLTEEISGITVLVNQADWRYMKDIEVDVVDGEFIVHNPHPLLSL, encoded by the coding sequence ATGATGAAAGTTACAGAACGAGCAGCCAACTATGTTCAGGCGCTTCACCAAGAGCTAGGAGAAGAAGGTTTTTTGCGTATTCGTATTAAGAGCGAATGCTGCAACCAATATCAGTATTCGTTTAGTCTCGCTCTTTCTCCTCAAGATGGGGATTTAACAGAAGAGATAAGTGGTATTACAGTTTTAGTGAACCAAGCTGATTGGCGTTATATGAAAGATATTGAAGTAGATGTAGTGGACGGGGAATTTATCGTTCATAACCCGCACCCGCTACTATCCCTTTAA
- the rsgA gene encoding ribosome small subunit-dependent GTPase A: protein MNLTQLGWNESFNQNFSSYQKEGYTVGRVALEHKRIYRVLTEHGELLSEITGKMRHDAIEREDFPAVGDWVVISPRVTEQKASIHAVLPRKSKFSRKKAGNTTEEQIVAANVDTIFIVNALNTDFNLRRIERYLLLAWESGANPVIILSKADLCGDVMSKIEEVESIAMGVPIHAISAESGTGLDELATYLQEGNTVALLGSSGVGKSTLTNALYGAYKQEVNTIREDDDKGRHTTTHRELVLIPSGGLLIDTPGMRELQLWEADEGLSHSFSDIEELTTQCRFRDCKHKGEPGCAIQQHLENGSLDASRYQSYLKLQKELAFLARKENQRAALAEKAKWKKLAGDRTKFNRK from the coding sequence TTGAATTTAACACAATTAGGCTGGAACGAATCATTTAATCAGAACTTTTCATCTTATCAAAAAGAGGGTTACACGGTAGGTCGTGTAGCGCTTGAACATAAACGAATATACCGCGTCCTCACTGAGCATGGTGAGCTCTTATCTGAAATTACAGGAAAAATGCGTCACGATGCTATCGAACGTGAAGACTTCCCAGCAGTTGGTGACTGGGTTGTGATTAGCCCTAGAGTTACTGAACAAAAAGCATCCATTCATGCGGTTCTACCACGAAAAAGCAAGTTCTCTCGTAAAAAGGCAGGTAACACAACAGAAGAACAAATTGTCGCAGCAAACGTCGATACGATCTTCATCGTAAACGCACTGAACACGGATTTTAATTTACGACGAATTGAGCGGTATTTACTGTTGGCCTGGGAAAGCGGCGCAAACCCTGTCATTATCTTAAGTAAAGCCGATCTTTGCGGTGATGTTATGAGCAAAATTGAAGAAGTCGAAAGTATTGCGATGGGTGTACCCATTCACGCTATTAGCGCTGAATCTGGAACAGGGTTAGACGAACTTGCCACCTACCTTCAAGAAGGCAACACCGTCGCTCTATTAGGATCGTCAGGTGTTGGAAAATCCACTTTAACGAATGCACTTTACGGTGCATACAAGCAGGAAGTGAACACAATTCGTGAAGATGATGACAAAGGTCGCCATACGACTACTCACCGAGAATTAGTGCTCATACCAAGCGGAGGCCTTCTCATTGATACACCAGGAATGAGAGAGCTACAGCTATGGGAAGCGGATGAAGGGCTCAGCCATAGTTTTTCAGATATTGAAGAGCTGACGACACAATGTCGTTTTCGGGATTGCAAGCATAAAGGAGAGCCAGGATGCGCCATCCAGCAGCACCTAGAAAATGGCTCACTGGACGCTAGTCGTTATCAGAGCTATCTGAAGCTTCAAAAAGAGCTGGCATTTCTCGCTCGAAAAGAAAATCAGCGTGCTGCTCTTGCTGAAAAAGCGAAATGGAAGAAGCTTGCGGGTGACAGAACAAAATTTAATCGAAAATAA